Proteins from one Vibrio pomeroyi genomic window:
- the ppsA gene encoding phosphoenolpyruvate synthase: MQNNTLWFNGLSMEDVDKVGGKNASLGEMVSNLSNAGVSVPNGFATTSYAFNDFLDYKGLDERIHQLLDELDVEDVDALRKTGATIRQWVLDAPFPESLEQDIRDNYRELIEDNEELSVAVRSSATAEDLPDASFAGQQETFLNVKGIDAVLEATKHVYASLFNDRAISYRVHQGFDHRGISLSAGIQRMVRSDKASSGVMFTLDTESGFDQVVFITSSWGLGEMVVQGAVNPDEFYVHKPMLEAGHQPIVKKTFGSKLIKMIYSTNQEIGKQVDIIDTDEQERNQFSLNDEEIKELAKQAMIIEKHYQRPMDIEWAKDGIDGKLYIVQARPETVCSQSDQNVIERYELNNKADVLVEGRAIGQRIGSGPVRLVDSLDQMSLVQEGDVLVTDMTDPDWEPVMKKASAIVTNRGGRTCHAAIIARELGIPAIVGCGTATSNLNDGDTVTVSCSEGETGYVYQGELDFEIKRSEVDELPMLPTKVMMNVGNPDRAFDFAQIPNEGVGLARLEFIINKMIGIHPKALLNFDAQTDELKAEISERIRGYKDPIDFYVSKLTEGIATIASAFWPKRVIVRMSDFKSNEYSNLVGGKTFEPHEENPMLGFRGASRYISPVFEDCFELETQAIKRVRNEMGLKNVEIMIPFVRTPSEAASVIDILAKFDLRRGDQGLKVIMMCELPSNAILAEEFLKYFDGFSIGSNDMTQLTLGLDRDSGDVAHLFDERNPAVKAMLKMAIDAATKAGKYVGICGQGPSDHDDLAEWLMEQGISSVSLNPDTVIDTWLKLGNVASK, from the coding sequence ATGCAAAATAATACCCTATGGTTCAATGGCCTATCCATGGAAGATGTCGACAAAGTCGGCGGTAAGAACGCCTCACTGGGCGAGATGGTTTCTAACCTATCCAATGCTGGTGTTTCTGTACCTAATGGTTTTGCTACCACTTCGTATGCGTTTAACGACTTTCTTGACTACAAAGGTCTTGATGAGCGCATTCACCAACTACTTGATGAACTTGATGTTGAAGACGTTGACGCACTGCGTAAGACAGGTGCAACGATTCGACAATGGGTTCTAGACGCACCCTTCCCAGAATCACTAGAGCAAGACATCCGTGATAACTACCGCGAGCTAATCGAAGACAACGAAGAATTGTCTGTAGCTGTGCGTTCATCTGCAACTGCAGAAGACCTTCCAGACGCTTCTTTCGCAGGCCAGCAAGAGACCTTCCTTAACGTGAAAGGCATCGACGCTGTACTAGAAGCAACCAAGCACGTTTACGCTTCTCTGTTTAATGACCGCGCTATCTCTTACCGTGTACACCAAGGCTTTGACCACCGCGGCATTTCATTGTCTGCGGGTATCCAGCGCATGGTTCGTTCAGACAAAGCGTCTTCCGGTGTAATGTTCACCCTTGATACAGAGTCAGGCTTCGACCAAGTCGTATTCATCACCTCTTCTTGGGGCCTAGGTGAAATGGTGGTTCAAGGTGCTGTGAACCCAGATGAGTTCTACGTGCACAAGCCAATGCTAGAAGCAGGCCACCAGCCTATCGTGAAGAAAACCTTTGGTTCTAAGTTGATCAAGATGATCTACTCAACCAACCAAGAGATCGGTAAGCAAGTCGACATCATTGATACGGATGAGCAAGAGCGTAATCAATTCTCACTGAACGACGAAGAAATCAAAGAGCTGGCAAAACAAGCGATGATCATCGAGAAGCACTACCAACGTCCGATGGACATTGAGTGGGCGAAAGATGGCATCGATGGCAAGCTTTACATCGTTCAAGCTCGCCCAGAGACGGTATGTTCTCAAAGCGACCAAAACGTTATCGAGCGTTACGAGCTGAACAACAAGGCAGATGTACTAGTTGAAGGCCGAGCTATCGGTCAACGTATCGGCTCTGGCCCAGTTCGTTTGGTTGACTCACTAGACCAAATGTCACTGGTTCAAGAAGGCGATGTACTGGTAACAGACATGACAGACCCAGACTGGGAACCTGTGATGAAGAAAGCCTCTGCGATTGTCACTAACCGTGGCGGCCGTACTTGTCACGCAGCAATCATCGCTCGTGAGCTAGGCATTCCAGCAATCGTTGGCTGTGGTACAGCGACAAGTAACCTAAACGACGGTGACACCGTGACAGTGTCATGTTCTGAAGGTGAAACAGGATACGTTTACCAAGGCGAGCTCGACTTCGAAATCAAACGTTCTGAGGTTGATGAGCTGCCAATGCTGCCAACCAAAGTAATGATGAACGTGGGTAACCCAGATCGTGCCTTCGACTTTGCACAGATTCCAAACGAAGGTGTTGGCCTCGCTCGTTTAGAGTTTATCATCAACAAGATGATCGGCATTCACCCGAAAGCCCTATTGAACTTCGATGCACAAACTGACGAGCTAAAAGCGGAAATCAGTGAACGTATTCGCGGCTACAAAGATCCAATCGACTTCTACGTAAGCAAACTAACAGAAGGCATCGCGACTATCGCATCTGCGTTCTGGCCTAAGCGTGTAATCGTACGTATGTCTGACTTTAAGTCGAACGAGTACAGCAACCTAGTCGGCGGTAAAACGTTTGAACCGCATGAAGAGAACCCAATGCTGGGCTTCCGTGGCGCATCTCGTTACATCTCACCGGTATTCGAAGACTGCTTCGAGCTAGAGACTCAAGCGATCAAACGCGTTCGCAACGAAATGGGTCTTAAGAACGTTGAAATCATGATTCCATTCGTTCGTACTCCAAGCGAAGCAGCATCGGTTATCGACATTCTGGCTAAGTTCGACCTTCGCCGTGGCGACCAAGGTCTGAAAGTGATCATGATGTGTGAACTACCATCGAATGCAATTTTGGCTGAAGAGTTCTTGAAGTACTTCGATGGCTTCTCTATTGGTTCGAATGACATGACACAGCTGACGCTTGGCCTAGACCGAGATTCAGGTGACGTTGCACACCTATTCGATGAGCGTAACCCTGCTGTAAAAGCGATGCTGAAAATGGCTATCGACGCGGCAACCAAAGCAGGTAAATACGTGGGCATTTGTGGTCAAGGCCCATCTGACCATGATGACCTAGCGGAGTGGTTAATGGAACAAGGCATCAGTTCTGTTTCGTTGAACCCAGATACGGTTATCGATACATGGTTGAAGCTAGGCAACGTTGCTAGTAAGTAA
- a CDS encoding kinase/pyrophosphorylase, with protein sequence MQIDIQSRDVFYVSDGTAITCETLGHVVLGQFPFKANEKTFPFVESEDKLSDLLKEIEISYRDNGVEPLVFFSIVIPDIKAKLLEAPAHCYDVLESIVQKVQDDIQMAPVPKLQRSRSVNKDSVKYFDRIAAIEYTLAHDDGITLKGLEEADIILLGVSRSGKTPTSLYMAMQFGLRVANYPFIHDDLARLKLLPEFEIYRHKLFGLTIDAERLTEIRENRLAGSEYASDSQCLYELQTVEAMFRREAIPYINTSSLSVEEISTRILERTGLRRRLL encoded by the coding sequence ATGCAAATTGATATTCAAAGTCGTGATGTATTCTATGTTTCTGATGGAACGGCCATAACATGTGAGACTTTAGGGCATGTTGTTCTAGGTCAATTCCCTTTCAAAGCCAATGAAAAAACCTTTCCGTTTGTGGAAAGTGAGGACAAACTTTCTGATTTATTAAAAGAGATCGAAATTTCGTATCGTGATAATGGAGTCGAACCATTGGTGTTCTTCTCAATCGTGATTCCAGATATCAAGGCTAAGCTGCTTGAAGCGCCTGCGCACTGCTATGACGTCCTGGAAAGTATCGTTCAGAAGGTTCAGGATGATATTCAGATGGCACCTGTGCCTAAACTGCAACGCTCACGCAGTGTGAACAAAGATTCGGTTAAGTATTTCGACCGTATTGCAGCAATTGAATATACGCTCGCGCATGATGACGGCATTACTTTAAAAGGCCTGGAAGAGGCGGACATCATCTTACTGGGTGTTTCTCGAAGCGGTAAGACACCGACAAGCTTATACATGGCAATGCAATTTGGTTTGCGCGTTGCGAACTATCCATTCATCCATGATGATTTAGCGCGCTTGAAGCTGCTGCCTGAGTTTGAGATTTACCGACACAAGCTGTTCGGCTTAACCATTGATGCAGAGAGGCTGACTGAGATCCGTGAGAACCGTTTAGCAGGCAGTGAATACGCGAGTGATTCGCAATGTTTGTATGAACTACAAACGGTAGAAGCGATGTTCCGCCGAGAAGCGATACCTTACATCAACACGTCTTCATTATCGGTTGAAGAGATTTCGACACGAATCTTGGAGCGAACTGGTTTGAGAAGGCGCCTGCTGTAG
- the grxB gene encoding glutaredoxin 2, with translation MKLYIYDHCPFCARVAYIAQSLGLDIELVSVDYDDAQTLIDLIGKKMVPVLQKDDGSIMAESLDIIAYFMDLKSSDEQRVPSEQVTVFQTRAFPLSQRIGLPRWWKLDLAEYQSPASKEAWRAAKETEELNFDKLIEQTPQFVEQINPLLKDAELLLNLENGESSLPLIDQAVYFSMLRGFCVEPSITWPPALERWLEKQSETLKLSLLR, from the coding sequence ATGAAGCTTTATATTTACGACCACTGCCCTTTCTGTGCAAGAGTAGCCTACATTGCTCAATCTCTAGGCTTGGACATCGAGCTTGTCTCTGTCGATTATGATGACGCCCAAACGCTTATCGATTTGATCGGTAAAAAGATGGTGCCTGTATTACAAAAAGACGACGGTTCTATCATGGCTGAGAGCTTAGATATCATCGCGTACTTCATGGACTTAAAATCAAGTGACGAGCAACGCGTACCATCAGAGCAAGTAACTGTGTTCCAAACTCGTGCATTCCCTCTAAGCCAGCGCATCGGTTTGCCACGTTGGTGGAAACTGGATCTTGCTGAATACCAATCACCAGCAAGCAAAGAAGCGTGGCGCGCAGCCAAAGAGACTGAAGAACTCAACTTCGATAAGCTGATTGAGCAAACGCCGCAGTTTGTTGAACAGATTAACCCGCTTCTGAAAGATGCAGAGCTACTTCTGAACCTAGAAAATGGTGAGTCGTCATTGCCTCTTATCGATCAAGCGGTGTACTTCTCTATGTTGCGCGGTTTCTGCGTAGAGCCAAGCATCACATGGCCACCAGCGCTAGAACGTTGGTTAGAGAAGCAAAGCGAAACGTTGAAGTTGTCTTTACTTCGCTAA
- a CDS encoding Gfo/Idh/MocA family oxidoreductase: MIKFAVIGTNWITQKFVQAAHESQSMQLAAVYSRNLESAVQFAQGFGVGTTYDSLDALANDSTVEAVYIASPNSLHCEQSIFMMEHGKHVICEKPVASNIDEATRMFKVAEKNGVVLFEAYKSQFLPNFKQVQLGLEKIGKVHKAHINYCQYSSRYQKYLNGENPNTFNPVFSNGSLVDIGFYCVAATVALFGKPENAQASAKLLESGVDAHGCAIFQYPEFDVTLAHSKVSDSYAPSEIQGEQGAIIIDHIAECTDVKIRYRDGSIENLTQAQSENSMSYEAQAFTGCIGGDKETQAQAKLRALTVAKLITEMRQQVGVVYPADK; the protein is encoded by the coding sequence ATGATTAAGTTCGCTGTAATTGGAACCAATTGGATTACACAAAAATTCGTTCAAGCTGCACATGAATCACAATCGATGCAGCTGGCTGCGGTTTATTCACGAAACCTAGAGAGCGCTGTGCAGTTCGCACAAGGATTTGGCGTTGGGACCACCTACGATTCACTCGATGCCTTAGCCAATGACAGCACGGTCGAAGCTGTGTACATCGCTTCACCAAACTCACTGCACTGCGAACAGTCCATCTTCATGATGGAGCACGGTAAACACGTTATCTGTGAAAAGCCGGTTGCATCAAACATCGATGAAGCAACACGCATGTTCAAAGTCGCTGAGAAAAACGGAGTGGTGTTGTTCGAGGCGTATAAATCTCAATTCCTACCAAACTTTAAGCAAGTCCAACTCGGCCTAGAAAAGATCGGCAAGGTACATAAAGCGCACATCAACTACTGCCAGTATTCATCGCGTTACCAGAAATACCTTAACGGCGAGAACCCAAACACTTTCAATCCGGTTTTCTCTAACGGTTCATTAGTCGATATTGGTTTCTACTGTGTAGCTGCAACGGTTGCTCTGTTCGGTAAGCCTGAAAATGCTCAAGCTTCTGCAAAGTTGCTTGAATCCGGTGTGGATGCGCATGGCTGTGCGATCTTCCAATACCCTGAGTTTGACGTGACTCTTGCTCACTCTAAAGTCAGCGACTCTTACGCGCCAAGCGAGATCCAAGGTGAACAGGGAGCGATCATCATCGATCACATTGCAGAGTGCACCGACGTTAAGATCCGCTACCGTGATGGCAGCATTGAGAACCTCACTCAAGCACAGAGCGAAAACTCAATGAGTTACGAAGCACAAGCTTTTACAGGCTGCATTGGGGGCGATAAAGAAACTCAAGCTCAAGCTAAACTTCGCGCTTTAACCGTTGCCAAGTTGATTACAGAGATGCGTCAGCAAGTTGGTGTCGTTTATCCAGCCGATAAATAA
- a CDS encoding GNAT family N-acetyltransferase produces MQIRTAKVTDINAILALSDQINRQHHLGAPMVFAPPSQSFADSEEYWLGLMIDPTGAFFVAVDEKQVVGFLAGKVTQNKGVSFIQSHKVARVNTIVVSDQVQSQGAGRALMKSFNQWAQARGAIELRLEVMEFNQQAQSFYESLGMETQSRTMSMSFEEI; encoded by the coding sequence ATGCAAATCCGGACAGCCAAGGTAACTGACATTAACGCGATCTTAGCGCTCTCTGATCAGATAAACCGTCAACATCATCTTGGTGCTCCAATGGTATTTGCGCCGCCTTCTCAAAGCTTTGCTGACAGTGAGGAGTATTGGCTAGGCTTGATGATTGACCCGACTGGCGCGTTCTTTGTGGCAGTTGATGAGAAGCAAGTGGTTGGCTTTTTAGCGGGTAAAGTAACGCAGAATAAAGGCGTCAGTTTTATCCAGTCACACAAGGTGGCAAGGGTAAATACCATTGTTGTCAGCGATCAGGTTCAGAGCCAAGGAGCTGGGCGCGCATTAATGAAGTCGTTCAATCAATGGGCGCAAGCGAGAGGTGCGATAGAACTTCGGTTAGAGGTGATGGAGTTTAACCAACAAGCTCAAAGTTTCTATGAGTCGCTAGGAATGGAAACTCAGTCTCGAACCATGTCCATGAGTTTTGAGGAGATCTAA
- a CDS encoding L,D-transpeptidase family protein — protein MRRFLPLTLCMLLSSSLIYSVTVSATDTPQYVPSQEAQKVVVEKIVSDATAIETIVFESAPSHSQRVSTSSSSSAGSKSQHVIIVDDVLNNDSDKQVAQLSQGSSKRPPQSSSRQFYNVPDDVPEIDPLLQVVTLVKVDKSKRRMYLMKGDEVIQEFRIALGKQPKGHKRFEGDNRTPEGEYQLDYVMEESDFYRSVHINYPQPSDRQWAENNDVDPGGNIKIHGIKNGERRSPSFIQSFDWTDGCIALTNQDMDEFIQLVKMGTPIHIEW, from the coding sequence GTGCGTCGTTTTTTGCCTTTAACACTATGTATGCTTTTATCGAGTTCGCTGATTTATTCAGTGACGGTATCTGCTACCGATACCCCGCAATATGTTCCGTCACAGGAAGCCCAAAAGGTTGTGGTTGAGAAAATAGTGTCTGACGCCACCGCGATTGAAACCATTGTGTTTGAGTCTGCACCTTCCCACTCTCAGCGTGTATCAACCTCTTCTTCCTCTTCAGCAGGTTCAAAATCCCAGCATGTGATTATTGTCGATGATGTGCTTAACAATGATTCAGACAAACAGGTTGCTCAGCTTTCTCAAGGCTCATCTAAACGCCCACCTCAAAGCTCATCTCGACAGTTTTACAACGTGCCGGACGATGTCCCTGAGATAGATCCATTGCTGCAAGTGGTTACCTTGGTCAAAGTGGATAAGTCGAAACGTAGAATGTATCTGATGAAAGGGGATGAGGTGATTCAGGAGTTTCGAATTGCACTCGGCAAGCAACCGAAAGGGCATAAACGCTTTGAAGGGGACAACCGAACGCCTGAAGGGGAATACCAGCTCGACTATGTGATGGAAGAGTCGGATTTCTATCGCTCAGTGCATATCAACTACCCGCAACCTTCGGATAGGCAGTGGGCAGAAAACAATGATGTCGACCCTGGTGGGAACATCAAAATCCATGGAATCAAGAATGGTGAGCGTCGTTCACCGAGCTTTATTCAAAGCTTTGATTGGACCGATGGCTGTATTGCACTAACCAATCAAGACATGGATGAGTTTATTCAACTCGTAAAAATGGGCACCCCTATCCATATCGAATGGTAG
- a CDS encoding sulfite exporter TauE/SafE family protein produces MDIIFSPTFPILGAIFIFAAIVRGFSGFGFTLVALPLSALFVPVIELVPVFMLIDLLGNVQLLPKVRKHVNWRWVSKVFIPCFAFTPVGLLLLKSVSQDTIILIISAFIFASALMIYKGFQYKSEPRFAPYILGSLAGIMNGAASMSGPPVGTHALASPVAPHIARAGLIAFFVLADSSAFVSASIAGLVDRDVVWLTLVLLPSSMFGGYVGSKLFERFGGEKFKPVTIALLIVIAIFSAGRVLL; encoded by the coding sequence ATGGATATCATTTTTAGTCCAACTTTCCCAATTTTGGGTGCAATCTTCATTTTCGCCGCTATTGTTCGTGGCTTCTCAGGTTTCGGTTTCACCTTAGTGGCATTGCCATTAAGTGCGTTGTTCGTGCCTGTTATCGAACTGGTTCCTGTTTTCATGTTGATCGACCTACTTGGCAATGTTCAATTGCTGCCTAAGGTCCGAAAACACGTTAACTGGCGCTGGGTTTCAAAGGTCTTCATCCCTTGTTTTGCCTTCACTCCTGTTGGCTTACTTCTGCTTAAATCGGTTAGCCAAGACACGATCATATTGATCATCAGTGCCTTCATCTTTGCGTCTGCACTCATGATCTACAAAGGTTTTCAGTATAAAAGCGAACCAAGATTTGCTCCTTATATTCTAGGTAGCCTTGCTGGCATCATGAATGGTGCAGCGTCGATGTCTGGGCCTCCAGTTGGCACACATGCCTTGGCAAGCCCAGTTGCTCCTCACATTGCCAGAGCTGGACTGATTGCCTTCTTCGTGTTGGCGGATTCGAGTGCGTTTGTTTCAGCATCCATCGCAGGGTTAGTCGATCGAGATGTGGTTTGGCTGACTCTTGTACTCTTGCCGAGCAGTATGTTTGGCGGCTATGTGGGATCTAAACTGTTTGAAAGATTTGGTGGAGAGAAATTCAAGCCGGTGACCATTGCACTGCTTATCGTGATTGCTATTTTCAGTGCAGGGCGAGTTTTACTGTAA
- a CDS encoding glycerophosphoryl diester phosphodiesterase, whose translation MSSIIVGHRGVAGTHPENTKASIEQAAKLGLKWIEVDIQPTQDDQLVVCHDHTLERCSDGKGRVDEHTLAELRQLDFGSWKSEQFAGEKILTLEELLALVEQYDLSVNLEIKVDSRHQAAHVVDLLHSELIRSNLDTDRVLLSSFSHQVVAEMARHLPRYRVGVITEQLTQDDLLLLDEVKAFSCHMNYEHVIQSDLDTLSEANIQTWCYTVNDPSRFEFLSNVNAVFTDFPNKFISIN comes from the coding sequence ATGTCGTCTATCATCGTAGGTCATCGGGGTGTAGCAGGTACTCACCCAGAAAATACCAAAGCAAGCATTGAACAAGCCGCTAAACTCGGTTTGAAATGGATTGAAGTAGATATTCAACCAACTCAGGATGATCAACTTGTGGTTTGTCATGACCACACTCTTGAGCGCTGCAGCGATGGCAAAGGGCGTGTTGATGAACATACCCTTGCCGAATTGCGTCAGCTAGATTTTGGCAGTTGGAAGTCTGAGCAATTCGCTGGAGAGAAAATACTGACGTTGGAAGAGCTACTCGCACTTGTTGAGCAGTACGATCTCAGCGTTAACTTGGAGATCAAAGTCGATAGCCGACACCAAGCGGCTCATGTGGTGGATCTGCTGCATTCAGAACTGATTCGTTCAAACCTCGATACCGACCGAGTGCTGCTTTCAAGCTTCAGCCATCAAGTGGTTGCTGAAATGGCACGTCACCTCCCAAGATACCGCGTCGGTGTGATCACCGAGCAACTGACTCAAGATGATTTACTGCTGCTTGATGAAGTAAAAGCGTTCAGCTGCCACATGAATTACGAACACGTGATTCAAAGCGATCTTGATACGCTCAGTGAAGCAAATATTCAAACATGGTGCTACACCGTAAACGATCCATCTCGCTTCGAATTCCTCTCAAATGTGAACGCGGTATTCACTGATTTTCCAAATAAATTCATCTCGATAAATTGA
- a CDS encoding sn-glycerol-3-phosphate import ATP-binding protein UgpC gives MKNNNETTPMNDNRIQSLDEYKTSHQTYPQKTEDTSMPIRNHSLAHKNASRGHKLKAKPPAMLGIKNLGKTYENGHQAVKDVSLDIDKGEFLVLVGPSGCGKSSILRSIAGLESISGGEIHLGSRRVDNEKPAQRDIAMVFQNYALYPHMTVYKNLAYGLKNRGVSQHVIEEKIEKVAKTLKIEEYLDRKPAKLSGGQRQRVAMGRAIVRDPQLFLFDEPLSNLDASLRAHMRLEIKKLQRELGVTSVYVTHDQVEAMTLADRIVVLNKGQIEQVGTPREVYHQPASTFVASFIGSPAMNFLPATLDDGYLEIGDQQMYLPEYAHVKNTEITLGIRPEHSEVCSDLMMNTLPLELRISVVEPLGPNQLVHGLVNEQPFIAVTPETTLCQAVPLGLSIDKSNLHIFDDLGKRIQPNNFTSQELHEETTSLTTALA, from the coding sequence GTGAAAAATAATAACGAAACAACTCCAATGAACGATAACCGAATCCAGTCACTCGATGAGTATAAGACGTCTCACCAGACTTATCCCCAAAAGACAGAGGACACTTCTATGCCTATTCGCAATCACTCGTTAGCTCACAAGAATGCTAGTAGAGGGCATAAACTCAAAGCCAAGCCACCCGCCATGTTGGGTATCAAGAACTTGGGTAAGACGTATGAAAACGGCCATCAAGCTGTAAAAGATGTCTCTCTTGATATCGACAAGGGTGAATTCCTTGTATTGGTTGGTCCTTCAGGCTGCGGCAAGTCTTCAATTCTGCGTTCTATCGCAGGCTTGGAAAGCATTTCTGGCGGTGAGATTCACTTAGGTAGTCGCCGTGTTGATAACGAAAAACCAGCACAGCGCGACATCGCAATGGTCTTTCAGAATTACGCGCTCTACCCTCACATGACGGTGTATAAAAACTTGGCTTACGGCTTAAAGAACCGAGGTGTCAGCCAACATGTGATTGAAGAGAAGATTGAGAAGGTCGCCAAGACACTCAAGATCGAAGAATACCTAGATCGCAAGCCTGCCAAGCTCTCTGGTGGACAGCGCCAACGTGTGGCGATGGGCCGAGCGATCGTACGCGATCCGCAACTGTTCCTGTTTGATGAGCCTCTGTCTAACCTAGATGCCTCATTGCGTGCTCACATGAGATTAGAAATCAAAAAGCTACAACGAGAACTCGGCGTGACCAGTGTTTACGTAACTCATGATCAAGTAGAAGCCATGACTCTGGCAGATAGAATTGTGGTTCTCAACAAAGGTCAGATTGAACAAGTCGGCACACCAAGAGAAGTCTACCACCAGCCTGCTAGCACCTTTGTTGCGAGCTTCATTGGCAGCCCCGCGATGAACTTCTTACCAGCCACACTCGACGACGGCTATCTTGAAATCGGCGATCAACAGATGTACTTGCCAGAATACGCACACGTTAAGAACACGGAAATAACCCTTGGCATTCGTCCTGAACACTCTGAGGTTTGTTCCGACTTAATGATGAACACCTTACCTCTTGAACTGCGTATCAGCGTGGTTGAGCCATTGGGGCCAAATCAACTGGTTCACGGCCTTGTGAACGAGCAGCCTTTTATTGCTGTCACGCCAGAAACAACCCTATGCCAAGCCGTGCCACTCGGATTAAGCATCGACAAATCTAACCTACATATTTTTGATGACCTCGGGAAGCGAATTCAGCCAAATAACTTCACCTCACAAGAGTTACACGAAGAAACAACAAGCTTAACGACGGCTCTAGCTTAA
- the ugpE gene encoding sn-glycerol-3-phosphate ABC transporter permease UgpE — MKSNKVSDHLILIAGMLFMLVPIWLIFASSTHNPNTIVSEGLQWLPGDNFTSIYSEAWNKSMGFSGEVTASKMIANSMIMGLGFAIGKIIISMMAAFALVYFRLPYATAWFWLIFVTLLLPLEVRIIPSYEVVAGLGLLNSYTGLILPLIASATATFFFRQFFKTIPDELLEAAQLDNAGPFRFFVDILLPLSKTMIAAIFIIMFVVGWNQYLWPIMMTTDEGYNTIVMGIKQVLNNINETSLPRYDYVFAMVILAMLPPVLVVVVFQRWFVKGLVESEK, encoded by the coding sequence ATGAAAAGTAATAAGGTCTCTGACCACCTAATTTTAATTGCTGGGATGCTGTTTATGTTGGTCCCAATCTGGCTGATCTTCGCTAGTTCGACCCATAACCCGAACACCATTGTCAGCGAGGGTTTGCAGTGGTTACCAGGCGATAACTTTACGTCTATCTATAGCGAAGCTTGGAACAAGAGCATGGGGTTTAGTGGTGAAGTCACCGCCAGCAAAATGATTGCCAACTCGATGATCATGGGGTTAGGTTTTGCAATCGGTAAGATCATCATTTCGATGATGGCTGCGTTTGCTTTGGTCTATTTCAGACTGCCTTACGCCACGGCGTGGTTCTGGCTGATCTTCGTCACTCTATTGCTGCCACTAGAGGTTCGTATTATCCCATCTTATGAAGTGGTTGCAGGGCTTGGACTTCTCAATAGCTATACGGGTTTGATTCTGCCTTTGATCGCCTCTGCCACCGCAACATTCTTCTTTAGGCAGTTCTTCAAAACCATTCCCGATGAACTGCTCGAAGCAGCTCAGCTAGATAACGCGGGTCCGTTTCGATTCTTTGTCGATATCTTGCTGCCGTTGTCTAAAACCATGATCGCCGCAATCTTCATCATCATGTTTGTGGTGGGTTGGAACCAATACCTTTGGCCAATCATGATGACGACAGATGAAGGCTATAACACCATCGTGATGGGCATCAAACAAGTACTCAATAACATTAATGAAACCAGTTTACCGCGCTACGACTATGTTTTCGCCATGGTGATTTTAGCGATGTTGCCACCTGTTTTAGTGGTGGTTGTATTTCAGCGTTGGTTTGTAAAAGGGCTCGTAGAAAGTGAAAAATAA
- a CDS encoding ABC transporter permease subunit — MERRQQYFHSPLPYLFLAPQILIIAVFFIYPAAKAVYLSFMLEDPWGTSSLFVWFENYQMLFESSEYLSSIGFTLMFAIVVSFLSLALALLLAVKADNIIHGQGAYKVTLTWVYAVAPAIAGVIGAFLFNPHIGVFTEIFAVVGWDFSFQTDPVDATFALILVSVWKQVSVNFIYFLAGLQSISYAVKEAAMLDCISDSKRFWTITFPLLAPTGFFLLVINLTYSFFETFGVIDTMTNGGPGGGTTSLVYKVYRDGFVGADLGGSSAQSVVLLLLVLTLTFIQFHVVEKRVHY; from the coding sequence GTGGAACGACGTCAGCAATATTTTCACTCTCCACTGCCTTACTTATTTTTGGCGCCTCAGATACTCATCATCGCGGTTTTCTTTATCTATCCGGCGGCAAAGGCGGTGTATCTTTCCTTTATGTTGGAAGACCCTTGGGGCACCTCTTCGCTCTTCGTGTGGTTTGAAAACTATCAAATGCTATTCGAATCGAGTGAGTACCTAAGCTCAATAGGCTTCACCCTGATGTTCGCGATTGTGGTGTCTTTCTTGTCGCTAGCGTTGGCGCTGCTGCTCGCCGTAAAAGCCGACAATATCATTCATGGCCAAGGCGCTTACAAAGTCACGCTCACTTGGGTATATGCCGTGGCTCCCGCGATTGCAGGCGTTATCGGTGCTTTCCTGTTTAACCCACACATTGGCGTGTTCACGGAGATATTTGCAGTGGTGGGTTGGGATTTCAGCTTCCAGACCGATCCTGTGGATGCCACGTTCGCTCTGATATTGGTGTCGGTGTGGAAGCAAGTCTCAGTGAATTTCATCTACTTTCTGGCTGGTCTTCAATCAATCTCGTACGCGGTAAAAGAAGCGGCGATGTTGGACTGTATCAGCGATTCAAAACGCTTCTGGACGATTACCTTCCCGCTACTCGCACCAACTGGATTTTTCCTGTTGGTCATCAACCTCACCTACTCGTTCTTTGAAACCTTTGGCGTGATAGATACCATGACCAATGGCGGCCCGGGTGGAGGCACAACCTCGCTAGTGTACAAAGTGTATCGCGATGGTTTTGTTGGCGCGGATTTGGGTGGTAGCTCTGCACAATCGGTTGTTTTGTTGCTGTTGGTACTGACGCTCACGTTTATCCAGTTTCATGTTGTTGAAAAGCGTGTTCATTACTAG